A stretch of the Capsicum annuum cultivar UCD-10X-F1 chromosome 10, UCD10Xv1.1, whole genome shotgun sequence genome encodes the following:
- the LOC107843885 gene encoding two-component response regulator ORR9: protein MGMAATESQFHVLAVDDSVIDRKLIERLLKTSACQVTTVDSGSKALEFLGLQEHDKNQTNQPCVTLDNHQEAEINLIITDYCMPGMTGYDLLKKIKESSSLRNIPVVIMSSENVPSRITRCLEEGAEEFFLKPVRLSDVNKLKPHMMKTKCKSHKQQQPETIITETNQESIDIAYVVPPQVPQTESDNTVLQQQQQSQANSNNKNKRKALEESLSPDRTRPRFSSLAAI from the exons ATGGGAATGGCAGCTACAGAGTCACAGTTCCATGTTTTAGCTGTTGATGACAGTGTTATTGATAGGAAGCTTATTGAGAGGTTGTTGAAAACTTCTGCTTGTCAAG TTACAACAGTAGATTCAGGAAGTAAAGCTTTAGAATTTCTTGGTTTACAAGAACATGACAAGAATCAAACAAATCAACCTTGTGTTACTCTTGATAACCATCAG GAAGCTGAAATCAATCTTATTATCACAGATTACTGTATGCCTGGGATGACTGGTTATGATTTGCTCAAGAAAATTAag GAATCTTCATCTCTGAGAAACATACCAGTGGTCATTATGTCATCTGAAAATGTTCCTTCAAGAATCACTAG ATGCTTAGAAGAAGGCGCAGAAGAATTTTTCTTGAAGCCAGTAAGATTATCAGATGTTAACAAACTCAAACCCCATATGATGAAAACCAAATGTAAAAGTCACAAACAACAACAACCTGAGACAATCATCACAGAAACAAATCAAGAATCAATAGACATTGCATATGTTGTTCCACCACAAGTACCACAAACAGAATCAGACAACACagtactacaacaacaacaacaatcacaaGCCAATagtaacaacaagaacaagagaaaGGCCTTAGAAGAAAGTCTATCACCAGACAGAACAAGACCAAGATTCAGTAGCCTTGCTGCTATTTAA